A genomic stretch from Schaalia odontolytica includes:
- a CDS encoding peptidase S9 produces MTVSTTCSCPCVASVDPTRVAGFAAGVGATVAWYALPDYVRSRPLRGLVKAGLLGVLGWSMVAQLPEPSALTPYDDEDADCSKASPVAGEDPLDGVTEADPSELAVLAGAALGSAMITVGVERWLFRRGERRRAQGSRFAHTRQGLVLGGLEAALTALTFGAGAARERLSKG; encoded by the coding sequence ATGACCGTGTCGACAACCTGTTCTTGTCCGTGCGTTGCGTCGGTGGATCCGACTCGGGTCGCGGGCTTCGCGGCGGGCGTGGGCGCGACCGTCGCCTGGTATGCGCTGCCGGATTACGTTCGTTCTCGCCCGCTGCGCGGCCTCGTGAAGGCGGGCTTGCTGGGCGTGCTGGGCTGGTCGATGGTAGCGCAGCTACCGGAGCCCTCCGCCCTTACGCCTTACGACGACGAGGACGCGGATTGCTCGAAGGCGTCTCCCGTCGCAGGCGAGGATCCGCTCGACGGCGTCACGGAGGCGGACCCGTCCGAGCTTGCGGTTCTCGCGGGCGCTGCTCTAGGTTCGGCGATGATCACCGTCGGCGTGGAGCGCTGGCTGTTCCGCCGCGGTGAGCGTCGCCGCGCACAGGGGTCACGTTTCGCTCATACGAGGCAGGGGCTGGTCCTGGGCGGCCTGGAGGCCGCTTTGACCGCGCTGACGTTTGGTGCGGGCGCCGCACGCGAGAGGCTCTCGAAGGGCTGA